Below is a window of Humulus lupulus chromosome 9, drHumLupu1.1, whole genome shotgun sequence DNA.
GACTCTATTATGCCTAAAGTTGGAATATTGGCAAAATCTACACAGTCAGAAATTCCAACAAAAAGTTCATCTAGTCCTCAAAGACAGCAACAACCACTCATGAAGGAGACTAGGCATCCGTCGGATCACCTGAGATTAGATGGAGGATTAAAGACACTTTCCTCTTTCTCAAAAAGGGTAGAAGTTCCCATTCGCGAGTGCCTAAAGCAAACCCGTGCTCGTTCTTCAAAAAAAGAGAAGGATGGTCAACAACTCAAACTGGACAAAGTGAATGGGTATTTCTTCCTGGGTACCAGCCCATAAGAGTTGAACAAAATAACGAGTCTACCCCCTACACAGGACCTATAACTCGTTCAAGAGCTCGTACTATGAGCAAAACGGGTACTGAAAAATCTTTAAAAACCTCGACTCAAAAAGTGGGAAGTAGTATGTCAGAAGCCTCCATAAATGATACTTATTTAAGTGATCAAGAAGAGGTGATTCCCAATGAGCTCATTTCTCAATTTGAAGAACTAACAatcgataatgataaaaatatgcTAGTGTTAGTAACTGGGGCAATGAGTCCAGAAGAGGAGGTGCAAGAGCTTCGCAAGCGATTAGcggaaagagaagaagaagttgCTCGACTTTCTACAAAATTAGCACAACAAGCTAATTTTAATGCATCAAAACAAAAAGAGGCTGAAGTTGGgtaaaattcttcatcctcaataCCTCCGCCAGCCAGTATGCAACCTCTGCCAGTCACTGTGCAATCACCACCAGCCAGTGTGCAACCATCATCAATTCTGAAAACTTTGATCATGGAAAATATTCGAGAGTACCAGGCTGTTACAAGCATGCCTATTCTTGGAGATCACAAATCTTATCCAGCCTACTATGATCAAATTTCGTTTCTAGCAAACTACATAAGacaaaaatttgaaaagtttGATGGAATCGAAGGGTCTCCCCATGAACATCTGACATATTTCATCTCTGTGTGCAATGAATCCGCTCAGTCAGATGCACTTTTGATAAGACAATTTGTGCAATCACTAAAGGGAGTAGCCTTTACATGGTATACCTAACTTCCACCAGGGTCCATAAATACCTGGGATGATATGAAAAAAGGCTTTTTAGCACAATTTTTCAGTTTGAGAAAGGCGATAAACATCCATGATCTGGTGGAAACCAAACAAAGGCCTAATGAAAATGCAAAATAATTCATTACAAGATGGAGAAGTCTCAATCTCTAGTGTCTGGAAAGGCTATCGGAACAGGCTGCAGTTTCGATGTGTGCTAGGAACCTCAACCCCGAGGTGGCCACTTTTTTTGGCACAATAGAGCCTAAACCGTTAATGAGCTAGTGTCAAAAGCATGTAATGTGGAGATTCAAATTGCTCGGCAAAAGGGCGGCTTACAAAAGTCCTACACAAGGGCACCAAAGAAAGGGGAATCAATGGCCACCTTTGTTAATGCTGACAATAATAAGGATAGGGAAAATGCGAGAGCCACCAAAGAAAttatctctcaatgaaagaaaAGAAGTCAAATATTCATTTGATGATGAAGATGTTGAACAAATTTTTGACGAGTTAATAAATTTCAAAGCTATTAAGCTCCCCAAGCCGGAAAGACCTAATGAAATCAACAAGACTAATGATCCAAATTATTGTCAATATCATTGAATTGTCAACCATCCGATGAAGGACTACTATGTCCTCAAAAACATCATTGAAGGCATGATTAAAAGAAAAGAGATTGAGATAGACTCTTCTTTTGCGAAAGCAACTACGAAGGCAACTTCAATAATTGAAAATGATCAACCGTTACATAGAGATGTAATTTCTATAGCATTTGAAGTTGATAAAGAAGTTACAATAGTTCAAGCTCATTTCGAGATGCCAAAGTTAGGAAATCCAAATATTCTTACTTTGTATGAACTTATGACGGAACCAAATCTAAAGTTGTGGGACGATTGGTCCGATAGTGAAGAAAAGTTAGAAAGTACGTGACAAACATGTTGTCAAAGAAAACCTACTAAAGTTCAAGGTTCATccttaacaaaaaaaatttcctCTGAAAGTTCTGGAGTCAAATTTTGGGGCAAAGCGAGACCAAAGAAGAGTGAAAAAATGAGAAAGGCAAAAAAACAAAGGTCTATCCATAAAAAGGATGAACACGagcaaaaaataaattttataactCTAGAAGAGTTCATGCCAGAAAAGCTGCGTTAAATGAATATCATTCATAATGAGGATGAAGTATTGAGTTGTTGCATGGCTATACTTGCAGAAGAAAATAATAATTCTGCCTTATTGGAAAATGGAACTGAGGTAGATGAGATTACTTTGCTAGAGATGCGCAGGAAAATCGTTGCAAAGAAGGCAAAAGAAGCAAAAGAACTTAAAAAAGCTAAGCGTGACATTCAATTCGGAAAACCTTCATCCTCGATCAACAAGGAAATATGCAGTGATAGTCGCCAAAGTAAAGGTAATGGTGAACACGAGATGATGCGAGCAAAATATGACATATTGGCTCATCTAAAATGCATCATTACTCTTTTGAGTGTCTACGATGCTTTACAAATGTCTCCTGAGCATAGAAATGTTATTGTCGTTGAACAAACGAGTCCTGAATTTTATATGGAGCAGATAGAGCCAATTAAACCTATGTCACTTGAGGGAAATGCTTCTTGTATGGCATGCATTACTTTTGATGATGAAGATTGTCAATTGGGAGCCGCTTTACATAATCGACCTCTCTATGTGACAGGTATGATTGCCAATATTCGCGTAAGTCGCATCATGTTGGATTGGGGGTCAACTGTTAATGTACTTCCTGTAAAAACTTTGAAAGATGTTGGTTTGCAACCACGTCAATTATCTCCATCATCATTAACAATCCAAGGATTCAACCAAGTTGGAGATAAAGTAAGGGGAAGTATCACATTAAAAGTGGAATTAGGCGAATTAAAGTCTGAGGTCGTATTTCATGTTATTGACTCTGACACATCCTATAACGTGTTGTTAGGGCGACCCTGGCTTCATGAATATGGAGTCATTCCTTCAACACTTTAGCAATGCTTCAAGTTTTGCAAAGGAGGAAAAGTTAAAACGGTTAATGCAGGCCCAAATCCCTTTTATGGGGAACAAGTGAATTATGCTGATAAAAAATTTTACAAGCCAGCTAATGTCACTATATTAAAAGGGAAACTTGAGGAAGAAAAATGTTGTCCCAAACTATTGGAGGGCTCAACCTCACAAAAATCTCTACAAATTAAACAATTATCCCCTATGAAAACTTCTTAAAAGGAAGAGGAGAATTTAAAGGTGTCTTACCAAAAAAGAATCTTTAAATATACTCCTAAAAGTCAACGGGGAATGGGGGCAAAAAGCATTAACACCTGTTGAAGATACAATGACAACCCTAATGACAAGTTTCACCTTACCATTATGAAAGATTGATCAATCACTTCCCAATGGAAAAATGCAAATATCAATAACTTTTGGTAAAAATGGTAAAACAAACAAAAGGTCTGTTACTCTTAGCAAAAGATCCCCACTTGCTGTAACTCCAAAAGCCTTCAAGATGGAAAAGAAAAAATTCCATGTTAAGATACAAAAACAAATCACAATTCATCAAAATAGTGATTGTTTAAAGGCCTTGTTTGAGCCTGATGAGTTAACAGAATAGGAACAAAGTATGTCTCTTGGTGATGGAATAAGTACATCGACCCTACGGGTGTTGGTATTTGAAAGACTCGGAGTAGGGCCATCAACTCCATGAGTGTCAACATTTGAGAGGCTTGAATTTCCATCTATTTCTCAACCAAAGGATCAAGAAGATGTGGTGCAGCTAACTATCTTTCTTTTGAAGAAAGTTTAGCCATAGATGAAGAAAACTCAAGCTCAAATTCTTCAGAAGAATTTGTGGATATCATTCAACCGGCACCTCAAGAACTAGAAGATGGGGGGAAAGCAACAGTTGATGATTTAACAGAACTCAATCTTGGTACCGAGGATGATCCAAAGCCTGTATTTGTCATCTCGTTATTAAGTGAGGAGGaattgcaaaaatacaaacaATTCCTTTATGAATATAAAGATATGTTTGCCTGGGGGTATCAAGATATGCCAGGCTTGGATCCAAATGTTGTGGTACATAGGTTGGTAGTATCAAAAGATGTTTCACCTGTGAAACAATCGCAAAGAAGAATTTAACCAGAGTTAATCCCAAAAATTGAAGCCGAAATCGACAACTTGATAAGAGTTTGCTTCATTCGAGAAGTTAAATATCCAACTTGGCTTGCAAACATTGTCCCCGTGTTAAAGAAAAATGGGCAAATTCGTATATGCATGGATTATCGAGATCTAAATCATGCTTACCCAAAAGATGAATTCCCACTTCCCATTACTGAATTGCTAGTAGATGCCACTACTGGATTAAGTGcattatcattcatggatgtTTTTTCTAGGTATAAGCATCAAAATGGCacttgaagatgaagagctcaCTTATTTTCGAACACCAAAAGGCATTTATTGTTACACAATTATGCCATTTGGGCTTAAAAATGCAGGGGAAACCTACCAAAGGGCAATGACCACTATCTTTGAAGACATGCTTCACAATACTATCGAATGTTATGTCGATGATTTGGTGGTGAAAACTAAAGAAAGGAGAAATCATATTGGCGAGTGTTTGATAACATCAGCTCAAGATGAGTCCTTTAAAAAGTGCATTTGGGGTAACATCAGGAAAGTTCCTCGAATTCATTGTTAGACATCGAGGAATTGAAATTGACCCCACAAAAATAAAAGAGATTTTGGAACTTGTATCAATTACGAGGATTGCAAGGAAGACTGGCTTACATCCGAAGGTTCATCTCAAACCTATCTGGTAGATGCCAACCTTTCACAAGACTAATGCAAACAAATGTGCTATTCATATGTAATGTGGCATGCCAAAATTCTTGTGAAAGTATCAAGCGATACTTGTTACACCCATCAGTGTTGAGAGCTCCAATTTTAGGAAAGCCATTGATATTGTATATCACAGCATTAGATCGCTCTTTAGGAGCATTGCTGGCACAAAATAACGAGGATGGAAAAGAAGTCTCCCTTTACTACTTAAGTAGAACTTTGGTAGGCGCAGAACATAACTATCCTCCTATTGAAAAGGTGTGCTTGGATTTAATTTTTTCCGTTACAAAATTACGACATTACTTGCTCTCACACACTGTGACATTAGTGTCAAAAGCTGACCCATTGAGGTACATTCTATCGAAACCTGTGTTTTCTGGACGATTGGCAAAATAGTCCATGATTTTGTCAGAGTTTGAAATCAACTTTGTCCCGCAAAAAaaagcaataaaaggacaagcattggttGATTTTCTGGCAGCGCACCCAATTCTAGACAATATGGAGATGTATGAAGATCTTCCAGACGAGGAGGTTTCCACAATTGAAACCTCATCTTGGCAACTTTACTTTGATGGGGCAGCAAAGAAGTGTGCGGCAGGTTCTGGCATTGTCTTTGTGACACCTTCTAGAGGGCTGATACCTTACTTTTTTCACATTTTGGCTATATGTACCAATAATGTAGCAGAATATGAAGCGTTAATAATCGGTCTTGAAATTGCACTTGTAATGCAAATGCAATCATTGGAGGTATATGGTGATTCTCTTTTGATTACCAAACAAATTAATGGTGAATTTGTAGTCAAGCATGAGGCTTTCATTCCTTATCGTGAGAAGGCTAAGCATTTGATTGCTCAATTCCAAATTATCACGTTAAATCATGTCCCTAGGTCAAAAATGGCAAAGCTGATGCTTTAGCTAAATTAGGTGCATCACTAACGCTTCCTGGTGAAAGGGATATTCAAATTACAATAGGAGAACGCCATTTGTTAGCCCAAATTATGGAGAGGAACGAAGAAATAAGTACCATAAATTTGGtaactttttttgaaaatataaacaaaaatgactGGCGCCAACCAATTATTAACTATATCCAAAAATGAGTTTTTTCCAAAAGACTTGAAAAGAAGAGTGGATGTAAAAAGAAGAGCTTTTCAGTTTGTTTTCCTCAATGACACATTGTATAAGTGTTCTTTTGATGGGATGTTCCTAAGATGTCTTTCAAAAGAAGAGGCGTCACATGCACTTTAAGAAACCCAGGCTGGTACATGTTGTGCACACCAAGCTGGCCCCAAATTGTCAGCTCAATTGAAACAGTTGGGTTACTATTGGCCTACTATGGTTCAAGATGCGATTAATCCTACCAAATGTTGCAAGTTGTGTCAACTACATGGAGATTTTATCCATCAACCCCCTCAACCACTTCATCCTTCTATATTTTCATGGCCTTTTACAACATGGGCAATGGATGTCATTGGgccattgtaatgacccaaatttgctaataaggcttagggccttgattagcgtgcctggagggaaatacgtgatttattgttataatatgtgaaattgtgtgaatatgtgactagagattcatgtttaggtgaattaaatatgcatgtgggccccatctggtaaTTAGGGGCATGTTCgcaattttagctcgttgagggcataaatgtgataattgtgatatacctgtgatatatctgtgttgcacgatccgagacagtcatggggagcagttagctagaaagtcacaacagggtcgaaaaatttgactcggggcgagttgagGCATAATTCAGGTATTAGACATTTTTATGGGGTTACcgggttaaggaaataaatatttggacatATGTTTGgtgttagaatgtttaggagggaatattgaggacatttacaattttaccctcggggacgtttttggtacctagagccttgaggtaaccttaggaacttgagttaaataaaacaaaactaatagaagcctttagaaaaagaaggaaccgaccctccctcccgcctcttctctctctttatttccTCTAAGTTTTAGCAAGGGAAATTTTGGGaatcttgggagctagaagcttgaacCTTAAGGACCTAATTCAGAGACTCAgctcagctcaaggtaagctttaatcttagtGAATTATGCAAGTTTTAAGCTGAAATTCTTGAGTAATGCATGTGTGTTGAGTGAAGAATTGACTTTGAGTTGATAAGGTTTTTAGCTTGAATtcctgttgggttttgttgttgaatctaCAGTATAACCTCTGCGATGATTAGTTTGGATggttggcttgattttggggttaattggattagtttttgaggtaaaaatggtgagtttttctgggctcgaagggtcgggccgcgatgctgttcttgctgagccgcggccccttagAACATAGGGGCGTCTAGAATTGGGGGCGTACTGCGGCGCCCTTCAGGAAGAGCCGCGGTGCGTGTAGGCTGATTTGAGGCAGGGCCTTGGGTTgagttgggggccgcggcatgagttCATAGGGTCACGACGcttagtggatttttgggttctaaagaggttttaggcttgggaattcaatagATAAGGCtcaagatggattttatcacctagattgatagaattcaatgtcctggagactagaattatgacccaaatatattcaatggattagaacttgatgggtggaaattgttaatgcgttgtgactagggattcagtgaggctcggactaggggactgtgcttgggacatcggtgcttggaaagcttaggacacaggtaataaaactattgttcccatagagcttgagtttgtagggcacgacccttaATGATTGAGTTGATGGGCTTGACCATACATGATTGTATTGTAGGGCATAAcccttgattgaatttatatgtgattaagtatctgtttagttatattatgtgtacatataaatgaatgaacggtgatggccgagaatggcgaaggtcgggaacggcgaaggccgggaacagcaaggtgccgggagcagcgtttagcacccGGAGGGCAAGTTGTCAGGGAGAGATcccaaaggatacctgggatatcctcacgatgtggaccgcaaacccagggcctggtaaagctccTAGATCGGCATGGCTCtatgtgtatagcctgatgatggcttgtttatatgttaagtgctTGGTAtgtatattatctgcttgtgagagttttcttgctgggcttcggctcacgggtgctctatggggcaggtaaaggcaaggggaaagtcgaccaaccttgagtatggtgagcgtgatgagcggcgcgtacatgtttggtctgcctggttGCCACAgcgaggggtatttttgggagatgttttgtaccaAATTCTATTTTGACGTTTAGCCGACACTGATTATacttttgtgttgtaaatatttctaaacaatattttattttgggatcccaagtgttaaacgctttatgattttcagtaaaagatttattttcaaagtttatgactctgattatagTTTAATTACAATTTTGTCATAAaaccctcgattagcgagttgattgcacaatttaaactcacttagtaacgactctaaggttgtagggcgttacaacttggtatcagagcgaaccaaggtttatggtttctggagattgctcgaacatgtacactcgctgtcagtggcaagctcgactcagggttggttggtaataattgaattgtatgtcTGATTATGTGCATAAATGCCGTGTTTTCCTACTTAttccatatagagcatgatgaatgatttaacgtatgcatgatgtcagggcaaggcccgttgtgttatatgctatctatgtgttatgtggattgttgctcatggttgactgatgtgattgggaggtggttttggatgttgttatcatgcctgatgagcggcgttattcattgcaggcatatttgttgatatgcctcgacaatcatctagactcagTGGCAgtcaggccgaggatgacaactagggtcaagaccctccacctgccccacagaattggcaacagatgtttgccgaaatggaagcaacaTTGTAACGAACTGaagaagaacttcgacagttgaggcaacaggcccctccataGGTCACTGGGTTTCCCATTCAGCAGGTTATGGCGCTagtgccggttcaacctgttgtggagaacaagtgggaacctttatatgagaggttcagaaagcagcatcctcccacctttgagggtggaccagacccactacaAGAAGaccagtggatgagtatgatttcctctattctcgattttaagagggttgaggggaacgagagggtagcttgtgcaagctacatgttcagagacgATTCCCACATctagtgggatgtagtagttcagaggagaaatgtgacagctatgacctgggaagagttcaggaacattttcaacgagaagtattatagtgttgcagtctgagctgggaaggttgatgagtttatcaacctgacccagaaccgattgaccgtgacagagtatgctctgaaatatGACCGATTAGCGAAGTTTGTGCCAGATTTAGTGCCAACAGATGTGGGAAGAAAAGACAGATTCGtatggggattgaatgttatgaacgcccgtgatgtaaagatcaccttAGACCAAGAGACTATTACCTATGCTCatgttgtagacaaggcccttacagctgagggggccgaggaccagatttggagagagagtgcTGTTAGGCGCgctgccaggaggacagtgcctccttttattagaTTCAGTCGAGGTAGTGGCTCCagcgagcagaagaggaaggccccagattcctttgttcctcctagttcagataggagggcacggggtggttcTAGTAGCCATCAGGGCAGAAGTGACAACTGGacgagttttccagtgtgtcctcggtgcagatgacaacatcagggtgagtgtaggattagggcctgctttgtatgcgggagtgccagtcatttgaagaaagactgctcacaagtcaggaaggaggagccgaagcagggtgacAACCTCGCACCTGCCAGGGTGTTTACCTTGATTCAGACTGAGGTGGGGGCTAGCCCCTttgttgtgacaggtcagatttctagtgttggttctccttatactgcattgttcgattcgggagctactcattcgtttgtgtctgctagagtgatagatcagctgtgtagacctagcgTTTCGTATGCTAGGAGTTTTCAGACCTTGTTGCCGActgggaactggtagtctctaggaggtggattagagctttaccagtaaaggtagatggtagggaattgtttcctgatctgattgagcttgcgatggatgactttgatgtaATCCTATGGATtgattggctatcaaagtatggggaaacgattGACTGCAGGTGCAGGATGGTGATTTTTGAACCAGAAggagaggtaccctttgtatttgtagGAACAACTAGTTGACCGCGGGTACCTATAATTTCAGCAtggaaggctagagacctgatgcagggaggttgcatagggtTCCTAGCGAATGTtctggatacctctagggttgtgtcggttagaccgggggagaccagattggtatgcaaGTTTGCCAGGGCTGCCACCGCAGTGGgatattgattttgttatagagttggtaccaggggcggagccagtatctaggactccttacagaatggctccggtgaAGTTGAAGGAGTAGAAGATTCAGTtaccaagtttctcgccatggggtgctccagtgttgtttgtaaagaagaacaaTGGATCACTTAGGATGCGCtttgactacagggaactgaacaagttgaccattaagaataagtatccattgcctaggattgatgatttgtttgaccagctacagggaagaacagtgttttccaagattgatctccgaccaggttaccatcagttaaggattaaagaggaggacataccaaagatcgctTTCCGCACGTGGCATGGACACTCTAAATTCcttgttatgtcctttggattaaccaatgccccagcagcttttatggacatgatgaatagggttttcaaggactatttggacaagtttgtgattatgttcatcgacgacattctggtgtactctcagtcagagacagagcatgaccagcatctacgtttggtactGCAACgattaagggagcataagttatatgctaagttcagcaagtgcgagttctggttaccgcaagttacatttctgggccatattgtcagtaaggaggggattgtggttgacccaagtaagattgaggcagtgaaagattggcctagaccgagcagtgttcctgaagtgaggagttttctgggattggcagggtattatcggtggtttgttgaggggttctccaggatatcTACACCATTGAAAGAAttcacaaagaagaagacaaagtatgtttggacagacagatgtgagaacagtttcaaagagttgaagcggcgactgatcactgggccagtgttgagtttgccaacAGACAATGAGAaattcgtggtttattgtgatgcttccagacaggatttagggtgtgtgttgatgcaagttgggaaggtgatagcctacgcattgaGACAGtgaaaggagtatgaacagagatatcccacgcatgatctagaatt
It encodes the following:
- the LOC133799779 gene encoding uncharacterized protein LOC133799779, producing the protein MILSEFEINFVPQKKAIKGQALVDFLAAHPILDNMEMYEDLPDEEVSTIETSSWQLYFDGAAKKCAAGSGIVFVTPSRGLIPYFFHILAICTNNVAEYEALIIGLEIALVMQMQSLEVYGDSLLITKQINGEFVVKHEAFIPYREKAKHLIAQFQIITLNHVPRSKMAKLML